Proteins encoded within one genomic window of Phototrophicus methaneseepsis:
- a CDS encoding DUF7507 domain-containing protein, producing the protein MNRKPEGFSLQQASGDVGTVRENILFYRSGKFTVYILMLIGFAFLLFSSAATTSAQASNLTITPLTWNIVGLDSNSPTSGPYLFPVGARVCATTATTNINVTFSWQTANTNINLRSGSLSTINIPSLSAAQCTDAYFEIEVNRVAGAYETARRYVITASDGSSTASTPTPRELYVERLISQNRNATTNIRFGTSLPSLTSVAPGGSMNLLVGNTYYIELTGNTATQGYEQLETFISLANTVFRILSVSTTYTANTSPYVSTPNDKLYADACLWENDPNSPNYRACLDSGKKAGGTIVTTYQVQIIGGGGTTQSLNSLIYDFSGASFHYNSDYGVGARFANIIDPTSVDISKRFAPATTSVGGTSTLIFTLTNPNGGAISGYNFVDNLPAGMQVASTPSATTSGCGTPTFAPTAGATSLSFSNGTVAGNSTCTISVNVTTSAANTYTNTTNNLFVGTVDTGKTATADLTVTTAPPPPTCTSGLSLATWTFPLASSATNPAATSSTVTTSSAAGLGGTTPSRAFINSLTYTGTSGSWEMDNVATGTTLVTTNNQYFQFGINTTGIESVTLSFAAQRTTQGARNLQLYYGAAAGTASNVYSLASAGSWSAFGPLTINTGLNASGITLFRFYVYNAGVTNNGHSIYMDDVTFTGCGTPQQPTLTKAFTPSVIAANGTSSLTFTLTNPNQIALTNASFTDDLPSGMTVANPTGASTTCGGTWTPTSGNTSLSFSGGTIPANGSCTVTVAVTTTVAGPSTNVSGFISTTQTGQNNGTGGSAAATLTVVLPPELDKIFSPNPILAGGTSTLTFKVTNPNPNTAISGVAFTDNLPAGVVIANPPTASTSGCGSPTFAPVAGSGVATFSGGTIAAGGTCTASVNVTASGTGTYNNVTSNVTHIVNSQTVAGNTASDTLTVNAPSPSITLLKQVGLNTGSEPWLTYLALPEGQGLYYLLTIENTGDVPLTGITINDPTVNASGCVWSDPLPVASASNENHIDTCIIGPVTAIAGETINTAQASGTYNSTPYTDNASAAYATTGLTVVKAATPTSYTAAGETINYTFTVTNSGSATLSGPITIDDDITTDEACPELNTIGNNDNFFNPSEQIECTASYLTTSSDVNAGSVVNIASASAEDTTSPTDTVTVTGPAIPIEANNDNFSGTPIVGATGGNTATVYTNDTLNSVAFANTDVTPSITADGGLTGVSINADGTITVPAGTPANTYTVSYQICQALNATNCDTADVTIVVSAAAIVANDDDFSGTPIASSAGGNTATVYTNDMLNGAAFATTDVTPSITADGGLTGVSINADGTITVPAGTPANTYTVSYQICEVLNPTNCDPANVTIVVAANPIVANNDDFSTTPITSGAGGNTSTVYTNDTLNGVAFATSDVTASITADGGLTGVSINADGTITVPPGTPPNSYTVTYEICEAANPTNCDTADVTIVVASNSIVANNDDFSATPITSGAGGNTPTVYTNDTLNGVAFATTDVTASITGNGGLTGVSINADGTVSVPAGTAPATYTITYEICEVANPTNCDTADVTIVVVADVIDAINDDFSTTPITSGTGGDTPSVFTNDTLNGVPFAPTDVTANITDDGGITGVLINADGTLTIPPGTPPGSYTIVYEICEVANPTNCDTGSVTVVVAANPIVATNDDFTTSPVSGGTGGDTPSVFTNDTLNGVPFAPTDVTASITDDGGITGILINADGTLTIPPGTPPGSYTIVYEICEVANPTNCDTAEAIVAINAAGMADLSVDKTANVTSMGDPTQFAVDDVIEYTITLTNIGAETANNVVVEDRLSANLEFTAITGGTMSGSCAHDGTNPGGTITCNVASILSGTQLTLVYNVRVDSLLTGPTDTYSNVAEVMASDEPDPNSTPGNGVPTEDDYISLELPWIYDPPYGVKTNDGGDPVLQWSMIWYNPTPVDATNVTVTDPILAGTTYRGPVTCNVFGSSVTTRCEYDAGTDSIIWEGTIAGITPGGTIQDNRLEITFVVDVDDSIDDLENIASLTIPSFGTGPFTTQASSSWSLTATPTPTTPAPPTETNEPPAQPTSAATAEATPLPSEPTLTPQLDPEALGVTELPSTGETPSWRPLLILFIGGLLGVCVIAWGYIRKHFLQRD; encoded by the coding sequence TTGAATCGGAAGCCTGAAGGGTTTTCATTACAACAAGCTAGTGGGGATGTGGGGACTGTGCGCGAGAATATCTTGTTCTATCGCTCTGGTAAATTTACAGTTTATATCTTGATGCTGATCGGGTTTGCCTTTTTGCTGTTTTCATCGGCAGCAACAACATCAGCACAAGCATCGAACCTGACTATTACACCACTGACATGGAATATCGTCGGCCTGGATAGCAACTCGCCAACAAGTGGACCCTATCTCTTCCCTGTTGGGGCACGCGTCTGTGCCACCACAGCAACGACGAACATCAACGTGACGTTTAGCTGGCAAACAGCAAACACCAACATCAACCTCAGAAGCGGCTCTCTCTCAACAATCAACATCCCTTCCCTGAGCGCTGCGCAGTGTACGGATGCTTATTTTGAGATCGAAGTTAACCGCGTCGCAGGTGCCTATGAAACAGCCCGGCGTTACGTCATCACGGCCTCGGACGGTAGTTCAACGGCATCCACGCCAACACCGCGTGAACTTTATGTCGAGCGATTAATCTCACAGAATCGCAACGCAACCACCAATATTCGCTTTGGGACCAGCCTCCCCAGCCTGACATCTGTTGCGCCTGGTGGGTCGATGAACCTGCTCGTTGGCAACACATACTATATTGAACTCACAGGGAATACAGCCACACAGGGCTATGAACAGCTCGAAACGTTCATTTCATTAGCCAACACTGTCTTCCGTATCCTTTCCGTCAGTACCACTTATACAGCCAATACATCGCCTTATGTTTCCACCCCGAACGATAAGCTCTATGCGGATGCCTGTTTGTGGGAAAATGACCCCAACAGCCCGAACTACCGGGCCTGCCTGGATAGCGGCAAAAAAGCTGGCGGCACCATCGTCACGACATACCAGGTGCAGATTATCGGGGGTGGTGGCACCACGCAATCGCTCAACAGCCTGATTTATGACTTCTCTGGGGCAAGCTTCCACTACAACAGCGATTATGGTGTCGGCGCACGTTTTGCGAATATTATCGACCCGACATCCGTCGATATTTCCAAGCGATTCGCACCGGCGACAACCAGCGTTGGGGGCACATCCACGCTGATTTTCACCCTGACCAACCCGAACGGTGGCGCTATCTCTGGCTATAACTTCGTCGATAATCTGCCTGCGGGGATGCAGGTAGCCAGCACGCCATCCGCAACAACGAGCGGCTGTGGCACGCCAACCTTTGCCCCAACAGCAGGCGCGACGAGCCTCAGCTTTTCCAACGGTACAGTAGCGGGCAACAGCACCTGTACCATCTCAGTAAACGTCACGACGTCGGCAGCGAATACTTACACCAATACAACCAATAACCTGTTCGTTGGCACTGTCGACACAGGCAAAACGGCAACAGCAGATTTAACCGTCACAACAGCCCCACCGCCGCCAACATGTACATCCGGCCTATCCTTAGCCACATGGACCTTCCCGCTTGCGAGCAGTGCCACTAACCCGGCAGCCACCTCATCGACGGTGACCACCTCATCCGCTGCTGGCCTGGGAGGCACAACGCCTTCAAGAGCTTTCATCAACTCTCTGACCTATACGGGTACCTCTGGCTCCTGGGAAATGGACAATGTCGCCACAGGCACAACATTGGTGACGACGAATAACCAGTACTTCCAATTCGGCATTAACACAACAGGGATTGAATCCGTCACCTTGTCTTTTGCCGCACAACGAACCACACAGGGTGCCAGAAACCTCCAACTCTACTATGGCGCCGCAGCCGGAACAGCTTCTAACGTCTATTCACTGGCATCAGCCGGCAGTTGGTCTGCATTCGGCCCTCTGACAATTAACACAGGCCTGAATGCCAGCGGCATTACCTTATTCCGGTTTTATGTTTATAACGCTGGCGTCACCAATAACGGCCACTCCATCTACATGGACGATGTGACGTTCACAGGCTGTGGTACGCCGCAGCAGCCCACACTGACTAAAGCGTTTACGCCGAGCGTCATCGCTGCCAACGGCACGTCTTCGCTCACTTTCACGCTAACCAATCCGAACCAGATCGCACTGACCAATGCCAGCTTCACCGACGATCTCCCCTCTGGTATGACGGTCGCGAACCCAACCGGTGCCTCAACAACCTGTGGTGGCACATGGACGCCCACCAGTGGCAACACATCCCTGAGCTTCTCCGGCGGGACAATCCCCGCTAATGGCAGTTGTACGGTTACGGTGGCTGTCACAACCACCGTAGCAGGGCCCAGTACCAACGTCAGCGGGTTCATCTCTACAACGCAGACAGGTCAGAACAATGGGACAGGTGGGTCTGCTGCTGCGACGTTAACCGTCGTCTTGCCGCCTGAACTTGACAAGATTTTCTCACCTAATCCAATTCTGGCCGGGGGCACATCGACCTTAACATTCAAGGTCACCAACCCCAACCCGAACACCGCTATCAGCGGGGTCGCGTTTACGGATAATCTCCCAGCGGGAGTCGTTATCGCCAATCCACCAACAGCAAGCACAAGCGGCTGTGGCAGCCCAACATTTGCCCCGGTAGCTGGCAGCGGCGTAGCGACCTTCTCAGGCGGTACTATTGCGGCAGGTGGCACCTGTACAGCAAGTGTCAACGTCACAGCATCCGGGACAGGCACCTATAACAACGTCACTAGCAATGTGACTCACATTGTCAACAGCCAGACCGTAGCAGGCAACACAGCTTCGGACACGCTGACGGTGAATGCACCCAGTCCGAGCATTACACTGCTTAAGCAGGTGGGCCTGAATACAGGCAGTGAACCCTGGCTAACGTATCTTGCCCTGCCAGAAGGACAGGGGCTCTACTACTTACTCACGATTGAAAATACGGGTGATGTGCCTCTGACGGGCATCACAATTAACGATCCAACCGTCAATGCATCAGGCTGTGTGTGGAGTGATCCGCTGCCTGTTGCCTCTGCCAGCAATGAGAATCACATTGATACTTGTATCATTGGGCCTGTGACTGCCATCGCGGGCGAGACAATTAATACCGCACAGGCGTCAGGCACTTATAACAGTACGCCCTATACTGATAATGCGTCAGCGGCTTATGCAACCACAGGCCTGACGGTCGTCAAAGCAGCAACCCCAACGAGCTATACAGCCGCCGGGGAAACAATCAACTATACCTTCACCGTCACAAATAGCGGCAGTGCAACGCTTAGTGGCCCCATCACAATCGACGATGACATCACGACAGATGAGGCTTGCCCAGAACTCAATACCATTGGCAATAATGACAATTTCTTCAATCCTTCTGAGCAAATCGAATGTACAGCCAGCTATTTAACGACGAGCTCTGATGTCAATGCAGGGAGTGTGGTCAACATTGCATCTGCATCCGCAGAGGACACCACCTCGCCCACAGATACCGTCACGGTGACAGGCCCGGCCATACCGATTGAAGCGAATAATGATAACTTCTCAGGGACGCCGATTGTTGGCGCTACCGGTGGCAATACAGCGACGGTCTACACCAATGACACGCTGAATAGCGTAGCTTTCGCTAACACGGATGTGACACCCAGCATCACGGCAGATGGCGGCCTTACAGGTGTGAGCATCAATGCCGATGGCACGATCACCGTGCCGGCAGGAACACCTGCAAACACCTATACCGTCTCCTATCAGATTTGCCAGGCGCTGAACGCCACCAACTGCGATACAGCCGATGTCACGATTGTCGTCAGTGCGGCTGCTATTGTTGCCAACGATGATGATTTTTCCGGCACACCGATCGCTAGCTCAGCAGGTGGCAATACAGCAACGGTTTACACCAATGACATGCTCAATGGCGCGGCCTTCGCGACAACCGATGTGACACCCAGCATCACGGCAGATGGCGGCCTTACAGGCGTGAGCATCAATGCCGATGGCACGATCACTGTCCCGGCAGGAACACCTGCAAACACCTATACCGTCTCCTACCAAATTTGCGAAGTGCTTAACCCGACAAACTGCGACCCAGCGAATGTCACAATCGTCGTCGCAGCCAACCCCATTGTCGCCAACAATGACGACTTCAGCACCACACCCATCACCAGCGGCGCAGGGGGCAATACATCAACGGTCTACACCAATGACACGCTCAATGGCGTGGCCTTCGCGACGTCCGACGTCACGGCGAGCATCACGGCAGATGGCGGCCTTACAGGTGTGAGCATCAACGCCGATGGCACAATAACCGTCCCACCGGGCACACCACCCAACTCTTACACCGTCACCTATGAAATCTGCGAAGCGGCCAACCCGACCAACTGCGATACAGCAGACGTGACGATTGTCGTCGCATCCAACTCCATTGTCGCCAACAATGACGACTTCAGCGCCACACCCATCACCAGCGGCGCAGGGGGCAATACACCAACGGTCTACACCAATGACACGCTCAATGGCGTGGCCTTCGCTACAACCGACGTGACGGCGAGCATCACCGGTAATGGTGGCCTTACAGGTGTGAGCATCAATGCCGATGGTACAGTGAGCGTCCCGGCGGGAACAGCACCTGCAACCTACACCATCACCTATGAAATCTGCGAAGTCGCCAACCCGACCAACTGCGATACAGCAGACGTGACGATTGTCGTCGTCGCCGATGTCATCGACGCTATTAACGACGACTTCAGCACCACGCCCATCACCAGCGGTACAGGCGGCGATACGCCGAGCGTATTCACAAATGACACCCTCAACGGTGTACCATTCGCGCCAACGGATGTCACCGCGAACATCACAGATGATGGCGGCATCACAGGGGTCCTCATCAATGCGGATGGCACCCTGACGATCCCACCCGGCACACCACCCGGCTCCTACACTATCGTCTATGAAATCTGCGAAGTCGCCAACCCAACCAACTGCGATACGGGTAGTGTGACCGTCGTTGTGGCCGCAAACCCCATTGTGGCGACCAATGACGACTTTACGACATCCCCTGTATCGGGCGGTACAGGCGGCGATACGCCGAGCGTATTCACAAATGATACACTCAATGGGGTACCATTCGCGCCAACGGATGTCACCGCGAGCATCACAGATGATGGCGGCATCACAGGGATCCTCATCAATGCAGATGGCACCCTGACGATCCCACCCGGCACACCACCCGGATCTTACACCATCGTCTATGAAATCTGTGAAGTCGCCAACCCAACCAACTGTGATACAGCAGAGGCCATAGTCGCCATCAATGCGGCGGGCATGGCAGATCTCTCAGTGGATAAGACAGCAAACGTCACCAGTATGGGAGACCCCACACAATTTGCTGTAGATGATGTCATCGAATACACCATCACGCTGACGAACATCGGCGCAGAAACAGCAAATAACGTCGTTGTTGAAGATCGACTTTCGGCCAATCTGGAATTTACAGCCATCACGGGTGGGACGATGTCAGGCTCCTGCGCCCACGATGGTACCAACCCAGGCGGGACGATTACCTGTAACGTCGCCAGCATCTTATCTGGGACTCAACTCACGTTAGTCTATAACGTAAGAGTCGATTCGCTGCTGACGGGGCCAACGGATACCTACAGCAACGTTGCAGAAGTCATGGCATCCGACGAACCCGACCCCAACTCAACACCGGGGAATGGCGTCCCAACAGAAGATGATTACATCAGCCTTGAACTGCCCTGGATTTATGACCCGCCCTATGGCGTCAAGACGAATGATGGCGGAGACCCGGTTTTGCAATGGTCGATGATCTGGTACAACCCGACACCTGTGGATGCCACCAACGTTACAGTGACGGATCCTATCCTGGCAGGCACAACTTATCGTGGCCCTGTAACGTGTAATGTGTTCGGCAGTTCGGTGACGACACGCTGCGAATATGATGCAGGAACCGACAGTATCATCTGGGAAGGGACCATCGCAGGCATCACCCCAGGTGGCACAATTCAGGATAATCGGCTGGAAATTACCTTCGTTGTGGATGTTGATGATAGCATTGATGACCTGGAAAATATCGCCAGTCTGACGATACCGAGCTTTGGCACAGGCCCCTTTACGACGCAGGCGAGCAGTTCCTGGTCACTGACGGCCACGCCAACGCCAACAACCCCTGCACCGCCGACAGAAACGAACGAGCCACCAGCTCAACCGACTTCGGCTGCGACAGCAGAGGCAACACCATTGCCATCTGAGCCAACCTTGACACCTCAGCTTGATCCAGAGGCGTTAGGCGTCACAGAACTACCCAGCACGGGCGAAACGCCCTCCTGGCGTCCGTTGTTGATCTTATTTATTGGCGGTCTCCTGGGTGTCTGTGTCATCGCCTGGGGCTACATCCGCAAACACTTCTTGCAGCGAGACTAG
- a CDS encoding arginase family protein — protein MTQFVCIGVPYWLGGKAAYTGSVEVIRANGIAEELNAEWVELAPDFDAVEEPIVAVNLALAAAIQAHSDSVPLIFAGDCTTSLGVAKGLENHNPAVLWFDAHGDFNTPETTLSGFLGGMPLAALVGQGNQHWLQGLGLSPLAARDVFITDVRDLDPAEADLLYNSEVTIMSDVADLLTQPLPKKPLYIHFDTDISHLDDLPAVSYPAAGGPHVEQLLPAIERVGRDATIAGVSFTLWNNALPGAEKSMQTTLRYIRALAEAAS, from the coding sequence ATGACACAATTTGTTTGTATCGGCGTGCCGTATTGGCTCGGTGGCAAAGCGGCGTATACCGGCTCCGTAGAAGTGATCCGGGCCAATGGCATCGCTGAGGAATTGAATGCAGAGTGGGTCGAGTTGGCGCCTGATTTTGATGCTGTCGAGGAGCCAATCGTTGCTGTAAATCTCGCTTTAGCCGCAGCGATACAAGCGCACAGTGACAGCGTGCCTCTCATATTCGCTGGGGATTGCACAACCTCCCTGGGCGTGGCTAAAGGGCTGGAAAACCATAATCCGGCAGTTTTGTGGTTTGATGCGCATGGGGATTTCAATACGCCTGAAACGACCCTCAGCGGCTTTTTAGGTGGGATGCCTCTTGCGGCATTGGTGGGTCAGGGTAATCAGCACTGGTTGCAGGGCCTTGGGCTGTCCCCATTGGCGGCGCGTGATGTATTCATTACGGATGTGCGCGATCTGGACCCGGCTGAGGCTGATTTGCTCTATAACAGCGAGGTGACTATTATGTCAGATGTCGCTGATTTGCTAACGCAGCCGCTGCCGAAGAAGCCGCTCTATATCCACTTCGATACAGATATCAGCCATCTGGACGATTTGCCTGCTGTGAGCTATCCAGCCGCAGGTGGCCCACATGTAGAGCAACTCCTGCCTGCGATTGAGCGCGTGGGCCGGGATGCCACCATCGCGGGAGTATCCTTCACATTGTGGAACAATGCACTTCCTGGTGCTGAAAAATCAATGCAGACGACCCTGCGCTATATTCGCGCCCTGGCTGAAGCTGCATCGTAA
- a CDS encoding LysM peptidoglycan-binding domain-containing protein: MYRKLMTRVVLVMVLLVLGTQVVSAQDRVYIVQPGDTLGAIANHYGVPLNVIVSYNSIVNPSRIYAGQRLLIPSSWNTPAPAPSATQYVVKAGDTLKKIADWYGTTWQALASYNGIANANWIYAGMVIYIPSGGYVPPAPQPQPTPSNVYYVRYGDTMLRIANYFGVNVWRLAEANGIYNLNRIYAGQRLVIP; this comes from the coding sequence ATGTACCGAAAGTTGATGACACGTGTCGTGCTCGTCATGGTGCTCCTGGTCCTGGGGACGCAAGTTGTCAGTGCTCAGGATCGGGTTTATATTGTCCAGCCTGGGGATACGCTGGGGGCGATTGCCAACCATTATGGGGTTCCCCTGAACGTGATTGTCTCTTACAACAGCATTGTGAACCCCAGCCGTATCTATGCCGGGCAGCGCTTGCTGATTCCGTCTTCGTGGAATACACCTGCACCCGCACCGAGCGCGACGCAGTACGTTGTCAAAGCGGGCGATACACTCAAGAAGATCGCGGATTGGTATGGTACGACATGGCAGGCCCTGGCAAGTTATAACGGCATTGCCAATGCCAACTGGATTTATGCTGGTATGGTGATCTACATCCCGTCAGGTGGGTATGTACCCCCTGCGCCACAACCTCAGCCGACTCCATCCAATGTCTATTATGTGCGCTATGGCGATACGATGCTGCGCATTGCCAATTACTTTGGCGTGAATGTGTGGCGGCTGGCCGAAGCAAATGGTATTTATAACCTGAATCGTATCTATGCAGGCCAGCGCCTTGTGATTCCATAG
- a CDS encoding AMP-binding protein, with amino-acid sequence MVTYADRPWLKHYPAGVPASLKPYPDMTIPDYLRQTAKRVPKNPALVTSVRLPVVGHQAHTMTYGELDHDSDILAAALIDLGLEKGQTVILCMPNTTNFIISYYAILKAGGVVCALNPAYPAQKLGKLADEADAVMVLTLTNLYSTFKEIQYRTKVKHIIVSNIKEYFHRLVRIAFTRTQEKPGGHYLAKVEVGDYWLQDLLKKYKKKKPEVEITPDDIAVMQFTGGTTGDPKGALASHRALCASTQQIESWIDVDWPKGSMPPMEKRVVLAMLPMFHVYGLIVLVHQATNAGWKIILVPDPRDMNHVVDLIDVYKPHITLGVPMMFHAIGTHPRMVNGEVNMKHSKITICGAAPLHPSITEAMRHTGAEVREGYGLSEVPAGNHCNPIIGQPNRDNSVGIPMIDVDCRVMDIATGTQEVPVGEVGEIILNAPNLMEGYYKQPEETANVLREHDGKLWVYTGDVGYMDEDGYFYLVDRKKDMALIGGFNVYPGPVEKILKSHPDVIDAGVWYIPHPRVEGQEALQAWVVARPGTDVKKGDLINHCKPYLAPYEIPRRFEFVDELPYSDAGKLLRRKLPEIKASRRRRSQAEVEPTEASA; translated from the coding sequence GTGGTTACATACGCAGATCGCCCTTGGTTAAAACATTATCCGGCAGGCGTCCCGGCTTCTCTAAAGCCATACCCGGACATGACAATCCCGGATTACCTCAGACAAACTGCCAAGCGCGTCCCCAAAAACCCGGCCCTCGTGACCAGCGTGCGCTTGCCTGTCGTGGGGCACCAAGCCCATACCATGACTTACGGTGAGCTCGACCATGATAGCGATATTCTGGCTGCTGCCCTGATCGACCTGGGACTTGAAAAAGGCCAGACCGTCATTCTATGTATGCCGAATACCACCAATTTCATCATCTCATATTACGCCATTTTGAAAGCGGGGGGCGTGGTCTGCGCCCTGAACCCGGCCTACCCGGCCCAGAAGTTAGGTAAGCTGGCTGATGAAGCCGATGCGGTCATGGTACTGACGCTCACCAACCTGTACAGCACATTTAAAGAAATCCAGTACAGGACCAAGGTAAAGCACATCATCGTCAGCAACATCAAAGAGTATTTTCATCGTCTGGTGCGCATCGCCTTCACCCGCACGCAGGAAAAACCCGGCGGTCACTATCTGGCAAAAGTCGAAGTCGGGGATTATTGGTTACAAGATTTGCTCAAAAAATATAAGAAGAAAAAGCCGGAAGTTGAAATTACCCCGGATGACATCGCCGTCATGCAATTCACAGGTGGCACAACAGGCGACCCTAAAGGGGCACTCGCCAGCCATCGCGCTTTGTGTGCAAGCACGCAGCAGATCGAATCGTGGATTGATGTGGACTGGCCTAAAGGCAGCATGCCCCCCATGGAAAAACGCGTCGTCTTGGCGATGCTGCCCATGTTCCATGTGTATGGCCTCATCGTGCTGGTTCATCAGGCCACGAACGCCGGTTGGAAGATCATCCTCGTGCCAGACCCACGCGACATGAACCACGTGGTCGATCTCATTGATGTTTATAAGCCACATATCACCCTGGGTGTACCTATGATGTTCCATGCCATTGGCACGCATCCGCGTATGGTGAATGGCGAAGTCAACATGAAGCACTCCAAGATTACCATCTGCGGTGCGGCTCCCTTGCATCCATCCATCACGGAAGCCATGCGCCATACAGGGGCAGAAGTCCGTGAAGGCTACGGCCTGAGCGAAGTCCCGGCAGGTAATCACTGCAATCCCATCATCGGCCAGCCCAACCGGGATAACTCCGTCGGCATCCCTATGATTGATGTCGATTGCCGGGTGATGGATATTGCCACTGGCACCCAGGAAGTACCCGTGGGCGAAGTTGGCGAGATCATCCTCAACGCGCCCAACCTGATGGAAGGCTACTACAAACAGCCCGAAGAAACAGCCAATGTCCTGCGTGAACATGACGGCAAACTATGGGTTTATACAGGTGACGTTGGCTATATGGATGAAGACGGTTATTTCTACCTGGTCGACCGTAAGAAGGATATGGCCCTCATTGGCGGCTTTAATGTCTATCCTGGCCCAGTCGAGAAAATACTCAAGTCGCACCCAGATGTGATTGATGCAGGCGTGTGGTATATCCCGCATCCACGTGTAGAAGGCCAGGAAGCCCTACAGGCCTGGGTCGTCGCTCGCCCTGGCACAGACGTCAAAAAGGGGGACCTCATCAATCACTGTAAACCTTACCTCGCACCCTACGAGATCCCACGTCGCTTTGAATTCGTCGATGAACTGCCTTACAGCGATGCTGGTAAGCTACTGCGCCGCAAACTGCCGGAGATCAAAGCCAGTCGCCGTCGTCGCAGCCAAGCCGAGGTCGAACCCACGGAAGCCAGCGCCTAA
- a CDS encoding glycerate kinase, whose protein sequence is MSHILIAPGAFKHCLGAAAVAEAMDRGLIRSGLNAVTHRLPIADGGNGTVDAWLAQGGERVTLSVCDPLGRDVQADYGLLPDDRTAVIEMAQASGIELIPDEQLNPFVTDTYGTGQLMQDALERGMRRFIIGMGGSATVDGGMGALRALGVRLLDKAGEPIPHGNAGLAKLVTIDTSLLDARWQGCEIIIASDVENPTLGLTGAAAVFGPQKGATPDMVPTLEDNLCHFFTLIAEQHGVDVRELVGGGAAGALSASLIAFLGGRIVSGIDLLLEHNHFVDHLAQADLVITGEGRMDEQTIYGKGPIGVARLAREHGVPTVALVGGLQTDDATLHEAGLQAVLPIINEPMSLEDALANGRHLIEQTALRLGYLLQIKRA, encoded by the coding sequence GTGTCGCACATTTTGATTGCACCAGGGGCATTTAAGCACTGCCTGGGGGCCGCTGCGGTGGCAGAAGCAATGGATAGGGGCCTTATCCGTAGCGGCCTGAATGCTGTGACGCATCGTCTGCCGATTGCTGATGGGGGCAATGGTACGGTTGATGCGTGGCTGGCACAGGGCGGCGAGCGTGTGACGCTCTCGGTATGCGATCCTCTGGGACGAGACGTGCAGGCTGATTATGGCCTCCTGCCGGATGACCGGACGGCTGTTATTGAGATGGCCCAGGCCTCCGGTATTGAGCTGATTCCTGATGAGCAGTTGAATCCTTTTGTGACGGATACCTATGGCACCGGGCAACTGATGCAAGATGCCTTAGAGCGGGGTATGCGGCGCTTCATCATTGGCATGGGGGGCAGCGCGACAGTCGATGGGGGTATGGGGGCGCTGCGTGCTTTGGGCGTTCGCTTGCTAGATAAAGCAGGTGAGCCGATCCCACACGGCAATGCTGGCTTAGCCAAGCTCGTCACAATTGATACAAGTCTACTGGACGCACGCTGGCAAGGCTGCGAAATAATCATTGCGTCTGATGTGGAGAACCCGACCCTGGGCCTAACAGGTGCGGCGGCGGTTTTTGGCCCACAAAAAGGCGCAACCCCTGACATGGTGCCCACGCTGGAAGATAATTTGTGCCACTTCTTCACGCTAATTGCTGAGCAGCATGGCGTCGATGTGCGTGAACTGGTTGGTGGTGGTGCTGCCGGGGCACTCTCTGCTAGCTTAATCGCCTTCCTGGGTGGGCGCATTGTGTCGGGCATCGACCTGTTGCTGGAACATAATCACTTTGTCGATCATCTGGCCCAGGCTGATCTGGTGATCACGGGGGAGGGGCGTATGGATGAGCAGACGATTTATGGCAAGGGGCCGATTGGCGTGGCGCGGCTGGCACGTGAACATGGTGTCCCGACGGTAGCTCTGGTCGGTGGGTTGCAGACGGATGATGCCACGCTGCATGAAGCGGGTTTGCAGGCTGTGCTGCCCATCATCAATGAACCGATGTCGCTGGAGGATGCCCTGGCGAATGGTCGTCACCTGATTGAGCAAACGGCCCTGCGGCTAGGTTATCTGCTGCAAATAAAAAGAGCATAG